The proteins below come from a single Elgaria multicarinata webbii isolate HBS135686 ecotype San Diego chromosome 11, rElgMul1.1.pri, whole genome shotgun sequence genomic window:
- the LOC134405555 gene encoding vomeronasal type-2 receptor 26-like, giving the protein MVSEILLVVLFPSQLSTAHTVDCRVYNPHHPPHTYHQPGDLIIGGIVSHGGFISSPTDFTEDPPPALLEDFIVVSKAYLLILALDFAVKEINENPQIFPNLTLGFHIYDSYDNARKTYHATMLLISALERLIPNYIFLGNVENGDICTGEEKLENLPAPFFEMSMTGHSYSIYNAVYALAYALNALFSSRLKNTAMLHHFLKGVSFNNNAGDEVSFDQNGELVAGFDVINWIVSSNNSFNCIQVGRVSPQSGPSQIFSINEDSITWHHWFNQAQPFSVCSESCHPGSSKKLKEGEPFCCYDCIPCPDGKFSDQEDVDDCKKCSDEDYPSNTRDFCIPKDISFLSYQEHLGMGLASVTLFFCITTLLVLGTFMKHHNTPIVKANNRDLTYILLISLLLCFLCTLLFIGRPHKVTCLLRQTAFGIIFSVAVSCVLAKTITVVLAFMATKPGSKMRKWLGKTLANSIVLFCSLLQVGICIVWLSTSPPYPDVDMHSVTGEIVLECNEGSVTMFYSALGYMGFLSILCFMVAFLARKLPDSFNEAKYITFSMIVFCGVWLSFVPGYLSSKGKYIVAVEIFSILASSSGLLGCIFSPKCFILVLRPKLNNRNQLIRRI; this is encoded by the exons ATGGTTTCAGAGATTTTGCTGGTGGTACTGTTTCCTTCTCAGTTAAGCACAGCTCACACTGTGGATTGTAGAGTCTATAATCCACACCATCCACCGCACACCTATCATCAACCAGGAGACCTCATCATTGGCGGCATTGTTTCTCATGGTGGCTTCATCTCCAGTCCAACCGACTTCACTGAAGACCCCCCTCCAGCCTTGCTAGAAGACTTTAT TGTTGTGTCTAAGGCTTACCTGCTCATCCTGGCCTTGGATTTTGCAGTGAAGGAAATCAATGAGAACCCACAGATCTTTCCCAATCTCACCTTGggcttccacatctatgacagctatgaCAATGCAAGGAAGACCTATCATGCCACAATGCTACTTATATCAGCACTAGAGAGATTGATCCCCAACTACATAT TTCTGGGCAATGTGGAGAACGGGGATATTTGCACTGGAGAGGAGAAGTTGGAAAATCTCCCAGCACCattttttgaaatgagcatgacgggacacagctacagcatctacaatgccGTCTATGCCTTGGCCTATGCTCTAAATGCCTTATTCTCATCTAGACTCAAAAACACAGCGATG CTCCATCACTTTCTGAAAGGTGTGTCATTTAACAACAATGCAGGAGATGAGGTTTCCTTTGACCAGAATGGGGAGTTAGTTGCTGGATTTGATGTAATCAACTGGATTGTTTCCTCAAACAACTCCTTTAATTGCATACAAGTTGGACGTGTGTCTCCGCAGAGCGGTCCAAGCCAAATATTCAGCATCAATGAAGATTCCATAACATGGCACCATTGGTTTAACCAA GCACAACCTTTTTCTGTATGTAGTGAGAGTTGTCATCCTGGATCTAGCAAAAAATTGAAAGAGGgagagccattttgctgctatgattgcatcCCATGTCCAGATGGGAAGTTTTCAGACCAAGAGG ATGTGGATGATTGCAAGAAATGCTCAGATGAAGACTATCCAAGCAACACTCGGGATTTCTGTATTCCCAAGGACATAAGCTTCTTGTCATATCAAGAACATTTGGGGATGGGTTTAGCCAGTGTCACTCTTTTCTTTTGTATCACCACTTTATTGGTGTTGGGAACATTTATGAAGCACCACAACACTCCCATTGttaaagccaacaaccgggatcTTACCTatattctcctcatctccctcctgctctgtttCCTTTGCACGTTGCTGTTTATTGGCCGTCCTCACAAAGTGACATGTCTACTCCGACAGACTGCTTTTGGCATAattttctcagtggctgtttcttgtgtgctggcaaaaaccattacagtggttctggctttcatggccaccaaaccaGGATCCAAGATGAGGAAATGGTTGGGGAAAACACTGGCCAATTCCATTGTTCTTTTCTGTTCCCTTCTCCAAGTAGGCATTTGTATTGTATGGTTGTCAACATCTCCCCCATACCCAGATGTTGACATGCACTCAGTGACTGGAGAAATAGTATTGGAGTGTAATGAAGGATCTGTGACTATGTTTTACTCTGCCCTGGGCTATATGGGCTTCCTTTCAATTCTGTGTTTCATGGTAGCTTTCCTTGCCAGGAAGCTGCCGgatagtttcaatgaagccaaataTATCACATTCAGCATGAtagtattttgtggtgtttggtTATCCTTTGTTCCAGGTTATCTGAGCTCCAAGGGAAAATACATAgttgctgtggagatcttctctatcttagcctCCAGCTCTGGACTCCTCGGTTGCATCTTTTCTCCCAAATGTTTCATTCTTGTTTTGAGACCAAAGCTGAACAACAGGAACCAACTAATTAGAAGAATTTAA